One genomic segment of Bacteroides sp. includes these proteins:
- a CDS encoding aminotransferase class I/II-fold pyridoxal phosphate-dependent enzyme has translation MKFDPASNIQDLLQFGEFGDVNPSITDSATYTFLEAKTMLDTFHGEQQGCFLYSRHWNPSNKYLADALAAMEGTQAAWVPGSGMAAITSAILQLCNTGDHIVSSITTYGGTFAFMANYLKKFKIEVTFVDVTNLQQVEKAIRPNTTMIYTESMTNPLLQISDLPALAQITRKHKIKLVVDNTFTPMMIAPAKWGADVVVYSMTKFINGKNDCVAGAICADEEFIAALSDVNSGTAMLLGPVLDPMRSSSIHKNLHTLHIRMKQHSHNAMYLAEKFKTVGLRFVYPGMHEHPQHELMKKLMNPDFGFGGMIAIDLETSERAARFMEMMQKEGVGYLAVSLGYFKTLFSNSGKSTSSEVPEDVQKKMGLSEGLVRFSVGLDNDIERSWLKIEKCLSALDTI, from the coding sequence ATGAAATTTGATCCCGCATCCAACATTCAGGACCTGCTTCAGTTTGGCGAATTTGGCGACGTGAATCCTTCCATTACCGATTCGGCAACCTACACCTTTTTGGAAGCCAAAACCATGCTCGACACCTTCCACGGTGAACAGCAGGGCTGTTTCCTCTATTCACGCCACTGGAATCCTTCCAACAAATACCTGGCCGATGCCCTCGCCGCCATGGAAGGCACCCAGGCTGCCTGGGTCCCTGGTTCGGGCATGGCTGCCATCACCAGCGCCATTCTCCAGCTCTGCAATACCGGCGACCACATCGTTTCGAGTATCACCACCTACGGGGGAACCTTTGCCTTTATGGCCAACTACTTGAAAAAGTTTAAGATCGAAGTCACTTTCGTGGATGTCACCAACCTGCAACAGGTTGAAAAAGCCATCCGCCCCAACACGACCATGATCTACACCGAGTCGATGACCAACCCGCTCTTGCAGATCTCCGACCTGCCCGCCCTGGCCCAGATCACCCGCAAACACAAGATCAAACTGGTGGTTGATAATACCTTCACCCCAATGATGATCGCTCCCGCCAAATGGGGCGCCGATGTTGTGGTATACAGTATGACCAAGTTCATCAACGGCAAGAACGACTGTGTGGCTGGGGCCATCTGTGCCGACGAGGAATTTATTGCAGCCCTATCGGATGTCAATTCAGGCACAGCCATGCTGCTGGGCCCGGTGCTCGATCCCATGCGCTCATCCAGCATCCACAAAAACCTGCATACCCTCCATATTCGAATGAAACAGCACAGCCACAACGCCATGTACCTGGCTGAAAAGTTCAAAACCGTAGGATTACGGTTTGTTTATCCCGGCATGCACGAACATCCGCAGCACGAGCTAATGAAAAAACTGATGAACCCCGATTTCGGCTTTGGAGGCATGATTGCCATTGATCTCGAAACCAGTGAACGCGCCGCCCGGTTTATGGAAATGATGCAGAAGGAAGGTGTGGGTTACCTGGCCGTAAGCCTGGGGTATTTCAAAACCCTCTTCAGCAACTCAGGCAAGAGTACTTCGAGCGAAGTACCCGAGGATGTCCAGAAAAAAATGGGCCTCTCCGAAGGCCTGGTGCGCTTCTCCGTTGGCCTTGACAACGATATTGAGCGCAGTTGGCTCAAAATAGAAAAATGCCTCAGCGCATTGGATACCATTTAA
- a CDS encoding Lrp/AsnC ligand binding domain-containing protein → MEKGFQIDSTDKKILEILAANARMPFLEVARMCSISGAAVHQRVQKLMDAGILDGSQFCLNPKGLGYYTCAFIGIQVNLLSTSTHEQVFQAIKKIPEIVECHHISGKYSLFLKVFTKNNEHLKKIIVEKIQTIPEVTATETFISLEEGFVRQLPVQEGNIFFYE, encoded by the coding sequence ATGGAAAAAGGCTTTCAGATTGATAGCACAGATAAAAAGATCCTGGAGATCTTGGCGGCCAATGCGCGGATGCCATTTCTTGAAGTTGCCCGCATGTGTAGTATCAGCGGAGCAGCCGTTCACCAGCGTGTTCAGAAGCTTATGGATGCCGGCATTCTCGATGGCTCGCAGTTTTGCCTCAACCCCAAAGGGCTCGGTTATTACACCTGCGCCTTTATCGGGATACAGGTGAACCTGTTAAGTACTTCCACCCACGAGCAGGTGTTCCAGGCCATCAAGAAAATCCCTGAAATCGTCGAATGCCATCACATTTCAGGGAAATACTCCCTTTTTCTGAAAGTGTTTACCAAGAACAATGAGCACCTGAAAAAGATCATTGTCGAGAAGATACAGACCATCCCAGAAGTAACAGCCACAGAAACATTTATTTCGCTTGAAGAAGGTTTTGTCAGACAGCTGCCAGTGCAGGAAGGGAACATATTCTTTTACGAATAA